In Chryseobacterium turcicum, a single window of DNA contains:
- a CDS encoding TolC family protein has translation MKKLLFILIINLFPAQQSWTLKQCLDYASINHPLIKQATVNIQKNDRQIAASKGMLLPSVNAGVNHSYSLGSSINQSSNQRETLNTQYDQVIAQANIELFNWRNYLNISLSKLNKNTSTYRLKQAQNEVKFNVIQNFFTYQNSKSWLEVLETQIAGIEEQIKRTEKEVEIGSRSKSDVYDIKANLGTLQEQWVSAKNQRDLAKINLLNALNMTNDSVDFVMTDDVSLMQEDFNNTDFTNKLIENNPAYKTVVAEIATQEKSIDIEKSAYLPTLNGNYSWSTFYNKSLGNNSLSNTSFSDQFSQNKNQSISFGLNIPIFNKFQIKNNVEIAKLNVINFNYSKDLIINDLTKSINSIKVQFLNAQEKYSLLELNFENQKLSFQKSEEKYKEGLMDAYTFFVVRNNWLQANYNLISSKNDVNQQVELLKVLKSEF, from the coding sequence ATGAAAAAACTACTCTTTATTTTAATCATCAATCTTTTTCCGGCTCAGCAAAGTTGGACACTCAAACAATGTCTCGATTACGCTTCGATAAATCATCCGCTGATAAAACAGGCTACTGTCAATATTCAGAAAAATGACCGACAAATTGCGGCTTCAAAAGGAATGTTGCTTCCATCAGTGAATGCAGGTGTGAATCACAGCTATAGTTTAGGCTCGTCAATTAATCAGTCGAGCAATCAAAGAGAAACGCTTAATACACAATACGACCAAGTTATTGCTCAGGCAAATATTGAATTGTTTAACTGGAGAAATTATTTGAATATTTCATTGTCTAAGCTTAATAAAAATACAAGTACATACAGACTTAAACAGGCTCAGAATGAAGTGAAATTTAATGTAATTCAGAATTTTTTCACTTATCAAAACAGTAAAAGCTGGCTTGAAGTATTAGAAACACAGATTGCGGGAATTGAAGAACAAATCAAACGTACCGAAAAAGAAGTTGAAATAGGAAGCCGTTCTAAAAGTGATGTTTACGATATTAAAGCAAATCTAGGAACATTACAAGAGCAATGGGTTTCTGCAAAAAATCAACGTGATCTGGCAAAAATAAACCTTCTTAATGCATTGAATATGACAAACGATTCTGTCGATTTTGTGATGACTGATGATGTTTCTCTCATGCAGGAAGATTTTAATAATACTGATTTTACCAATAAATTAATAGAAAATAATCCCGCTTATAAAACTGTTGTTGCTGAGATTGCAACGCAGGAAAAAAGCATTGATATTGAAAAATCGGCTTACCTTCCCACACTTAACGGTAATTATAGCTGGTCTACTTTTTACAATAAATCTTTAGGTAATAATTCTCTTTCTAACACGAGCTTTTCGGACCAGTTTAGTCAGAATAAAAACCAATCGATTTCTTTTGGTTTGAATATTCCGATTTTTAATAAGTTTCAAATCAAAAATAATGTAGAAATAGCAAAATTAAATGTTATAAATTTCAACTATAGCAAAGATTTAATTATTAATGATTTGACCAAATCTATTAACTCCATAAAAGTTCAGTTTCTGAATGCACAGGAAAAATACAGTTTGTTGGAGTTGAATTTTGAAAACCAAAAACTGTCTTTTCAGAAATCTGAAGAAAAATACAAAGAAGGTTTAATGGATGCTTACACTTTTTTTGTGGTGAGAAATAACTGGCTTCAGGCAAATTATAATTTAATAAGCAGTAAAAATGATGTCAACCAACAAGTCGAATTATTGAAAGTTCTGAAGTCTGAATTTTAA
- a CDS encoding PDDEXK nuclease domain-containing protein: MAKKSQNLQSTDNQSGFSNEKLFVDLSQLIEQSRHQVAMQANSTLTVLFWQVGKRINDDILQNQRAEYGKQIVPTVSTQLEHHYGRNFTERNVRRMMQFAEQFQELEIVSPLATQLSWSHFTELLPLKTYEAKLFYAQLSIEGKFGKRELRKQIASKAFERTEIVNIQVTQNENFPINTFKDPYLLDFLGLQNGYLEKDVETAILSELEKFILELGKGFAFVERQKRMIIDGEDFYLDLLFYHRSLKRLVAIELKLGKFQAKHKGQMELYLKWLDKNERQEGEETPIGLILCAESSKEQVELLEMHKDGIIVSEYWTELPSKKELERKLHVALIEARERFERKKLL; encoded by the coding sequence ATGGCTAAAAAATCACAAAACTTACAATCAACCGATAATCAATCGGGATTTTCAAATGAAAAACTGTTTGTTGATTTATCACAATTGATAGAGCAAAGCCGCCATCAGGTAGCAATGCAAGCCAACAGCACACTTACCGTTTTATTTTGGCAGGTTGGAAAACGCATCAATGATGATATTCTCCAAAATCAACGTGCAGAATATGGAAAACAAATTGTTCCGACAGTGTCGACACAATTGGAACATCATTATGGGCGTAATTTTACTGAAAGGAACGTAAGACGAATGATGCAGTTTGCAGAACAATTCCAAGAATTAGAAATTGTGTCGCCACTGGCTACACAATTGAGTTGGTCACATTTTACAGAATTACTCCCTTTGAAAACTTATGAAGCCAAATTATTTTATGCTCAATTATCTATCGAAGGAAAATTTGGAAAAAGAGAGCTTCGTAAACAAATTGCCAGCAAAGCATTTGAACGCACCGAAATTGTCAATATTCAGGTAACTCAAAATGAAAATTTCCCCATCAATACTTTTAAAGATCCTTATCTTTTAGATTTTCTAGGGCTACAAAATGGTTATTTAGAAAAAGACGTTGAAACTGCTATTCTTTCAGAATTAGAAAAATTCATTTTAGAATTAGGGAAAGGATTTGCTTTTGTGGAACGTCAAAAAAGAATGATTATCGATGGTGAAGATTTTTATCTTGACCTTTTATTTTATCACCGTTCTTTAAAAAGACTCGTGGCAATCGAATTAAAATTGGGGAAATTTCAGGCAAAACATAAAGGTCAAATGGAATTATATCTAAAATGGCTTGATAAAAATGAACGTCAAGAAGGAGAAGAAACTCCAATAGGATTAATACTTTGTGCTGAAAGCAGCAAAGAACAAGTAGAATTATTGGAAATGCACAAAGACGGAATTATAGTTTCTGAATATTGGACTGAATTACCATCAAAAAAAGAACTCGAAAGAAAATTACATGTAGCTCTAATCGAAGCAAGAGAACGTTTTGAGCGAAAAAAATTATTATAA
- a CDS encoding aminotransferase-like domain-containing protein yields the protein MSSPVEFPYESFILINRSSEISIYMQVSNQLINAIQRGVLPFGIKLPGTRALSIILQVHRNTIIAAYDELFAQGWVESLPNKGTFVIGKNQEKPFQIKDFEKNNLEHYPKSTGFSFKTSNILDNPFEYSDCEYIFNDGVPDIRLTQIDHHSRIYSSILKRKAHKIGQYNQDGSEFFKKNLSEFLNLSRGLPISKNNLLITRSTEMSIYIVSEILLSAGDVVLVGALSYFSVNMIFQKAGVNIQTISIDDEGINVEEVREACKKQKIRMLYLTPHHHYPTTVTLSAKRRLELLNLANEFGFIILEDDYDYDFHYDKSPILPLASADTNGMVIYIGSFGKSLVPGFRTGFIVAPENLMTEMRKYLGIIDRQGDVLMEHVLGEMIAEGEINRYLKKSLKTYQERRDYFVSLLEQNLSDYIHFQKPTGGLAVWMKWKIPVNLMQLSRNCAQNNLFIPKTLLYQNKNLTAMRLGFGNLNLNEMDKSIEILSKNIKLLS from the coding sequence ATGAGTAGTCCGGTTGAGTTTCCTTATGAGAGTTTTATTTTAATCAATAGAAGTTCAGAGATTTCTATTTACATGCAGGTTTCAAATCAATTGATTAATGCAATACAAAGAGGCGTTTTACCATTTGGCATAAAACTTCCTGGAACAAGAGCTTTAAGTATCATTTTACAGGTTCATAGAAACACAATTATTGCCGCTTATGATGAATTGTTTGCTCAAGGCTGGGTAGAGAGTCTTCCGAATAAAGGAACTTTTGTTATCGGGAAAAATCAGGAAAAACCATTTCAAATTAAAGATTTTGAGAAGAATAATCTTGAACATTACCCCAAATCGACAGGTTTTTCTTTTAAAACTTCAAACATTTTAGATAATCCGTTTGAATATTCTGATTGCGAATATATTTTCAACGACGGAGTTCCGGATATCCGTTTAACACAAATTGACCATCATTCCCGAATTTACAGCTCTATTCTAAAAAGGAAAGCCCACAAAATAGGACAATACAATCAGGATGGAAGTGAATTTTTCAAGAAAAACCTTTCAGAATTTTTAAATCTGTCAAGAGGCTTACCTATTTCAAAAAATAACCTTTTGATTACGAGAAGCACTGAAATGAGTATTTATATTGTTTCAGAAATTTTACTTTCGGCGGGAGATGTTGTTTTGGTTGGAGCATTAAGCTATTTCTCAGTCAACATGATTTTTCAAAAAGCAGGAGTAAACATCCAGACTATTTCGATTGATGATGAAGGAATTAATGTAGAAGAAGTAAGAGAAGCCTGTAAGAAGCAGAAAATAAGAATGCTTTACCTTACTCCACATCACCACTATCCTACTACGGTCACTTTGAGTGCAAAAAGAAGGCTCGAACTTCTAAATCTTGCGAATGAATTTGGTTTTATCATTCTCGAAGATGATTACGATTATGACTTTCACTATGACAAAAGTCCCATTCTTCCTTTGGCAAGCGCAGATACCAACGGAATGGTCATCTATATAGGGTCTTTTGGAAAATCCTTGGTACCAGGTTTCCGAACGGGATTTATTGTCGCTCCCGAAAATCTGATGACGGAAATGCGAAAATATTTAGGAATTATAGACCGACAAGGCGATGTTCTGATGGAACACGTTTTGGGAGAAATGATTGCTGAAGGAGAAATCAATCGCTATCTAAAAAAATCGTTAAAAACCTATCAGGAAAGAAGAGATTATTTTGTCTCTCTTTTAGAACAAAACTTAAGTGACTACATTCATTTTCAAAAGCCAACAGGAGGTTTGGCGGTATGGATGAAGTGGAAAATCCCGGTTAATCTAATGCAACTTAGCAGAAACTGTGCTCAAAACAATCTTTTCATTCCAAAAACCTTGCTTTATCAGAATAAAAACCTCACAGCAATGCGATTGGGTTTTGGAAATTTAAATCTAAATGAAATGGATAAAAGCATTGAAATTTTATCTAAAAATATCAAATTACTGTCTTGA
- a CDS encoding ABC transporter ATP-binding protein: MINIQNLSKTYKTEEVQTNALNNVSLTIKEGEFVAIMGPSGCGKSTFLNILGLLDCASSGSYQFEIIETVGTSEKKKSDIRKKNIGFIFQNFNLIDELTVFENIELPLIYNGVSSSERKKRVEEIMEKINIAHRAKHYPQQLSGGQQQRAAVARALVTKPKLILADEPTGNLDSSNGNEVMNLLAELHREGSTIAMVTHSSYDAGYASRIVNMKDGEIFSEEHSSQRKDVFEKADATNFG, from the coding sequence ATGATAAATATTCAAAACCTTTCTAAAACATATAAAACAGAAGAGGTGCAAACCAATGCACTCAACAATGTAAGCTTAACGATAAAAGAAGGTGAATTTGTAGCCATAATGGGACCTTCAGGTTGTGGGAAATCTACTTTTCTTAATATTCTTGGGTTGCTAGACTGTGCTTCTTCCGGTTCTTATCAGTTTGAAATCATAGAAACAGTGGGAACTTCTGAAAAGAAAAAATCAGACATCAGGAAAAAAAATATCGGTTTTATCTTCCAGAATTTTAATCTGATTGATGAATTAACAGTTTTTGAAAATATAGAATTGCCTTTGATTTACAATGGTGTTTCTTCTTCCGAAAGAAAAAAGCGTGTAGAAGAAATTATGGAGAAAATAAATATTGCTCATCGAGCAAAGCATTATCCACAGCAACTTTCAGGAGGTCAACAACAAAGAGCGGCGGTTGCGAGAGCTTTAGTTACAAAACCAAAATTGATTCTTGCCGATGAGCCAACAGGAAACCTAGACAGTTCAAACGGAAATGAAGTAATGAATCTTCTGGCAGAACTTCACAGAGAAGGTTCTACCATTGCAATGGTAACGCACTCTTCTTACGATGCAGGTTACGCATCCAGAATTGTGAATATGAAAGATGGTGAGATTTTCAGCGAAGAGCATTCTTCTCAGAGAAAAGATGTTTTCGAAAAAGCAGATGCCACAAATTTCGGTTAA
- a CDS encoding DUF4932 domain-containing protein, with translation MILIKKLLGLSILLISILNFSQEKLTPKVDERVEIVSIVFRLAGAEEYSQNYNKKYTTDINTYFEPYKNSEIIEFIKENRNKNGLGYDAVMSMALHLSFKKGKFSQIKEKVNSLDKRWEKVDKKQFVSLLNQFYKKTNFQQFFNNHSGDYQKAESEYQMTILYDFNQDWYSKFYGKKANEDYKIILGYGNGGGNYGIKTHPEKQKEIVNAVVGIWSFDKEGNVKFDKNEFQPLLIHEFNHSFVNYILEMNENASKLKNSGEIIYALVKEDMESQAYGNWETMINESLVRAAVIQYMMDNKYSQKDIDEEILIQEKRKFLWMKELVDLLGKYKNDRKKYPSLESFYPEIISFYNQLSPKMSTLISDYEKKQPKVVSISPDIWNKNDVDPAIKEITINFDREMAESSSINMGSTGKEHFPLTKNEGFVNNHRGIKLLTEMKPNTEYEFVFTDSRFKSKEGYPLKETVIKFKTK, from the coding sequence ATGATTTTGATTAAAAAACTTTTGGGATTAAGTATTCTTCTTATTTCAATTTTAAACTTCTCACAAGAAAAATTAACTCCTAAAGTAGATGAAAGAGTAGAAATTGTAAGTATTGTTTTTCGATTGGCAGGAGCTGAAGAATATAGCCAGAATTACAATAAGAAATATACAACAGATATCAACACCTATTTTGAACCCTACAAAAATTCAGAAATTATTGAATTTATTAAAGAAAACAGAAACAAAAACGGTTTGGGATATGATGCCGTGATGTCGATGGCACTTCATTTATCTTTTAAAAAAGGAAAATTTAGCCAGATAAAAGAAAAAGTAAATTCTTTGGATAAAAGATGGGAAAAAGTAGACAAAAAGCAGTTTGTTTCTTTGTTGAATCAATTTTATAAAAAGACCAATTTCCAGCAATTTTTTAACAATCATTCTGGAGATTATCAAAAAGCAGAAAGTGAATATCAAATGACAATTTTGTATGATTTTAATCAAGATTGGTATTCTAAATTTTATGGTAAAAAAGCTAATGAAGACTATAAAATCATTTTAGGTTATGGAAATGGTGGTGGAAATTATGGAATTAAAACACATCCAGAAAAACAGAAAGAAATTGTAAATGCGGTAGTAGGAATATGGTCGTTTGATAAAGAAGGAAATGTGAAATTTGATAAAAATGAGTTTCAGCCTTTACTTATTCATGAGTTCAACCATTCATTTGTCAATTATATTTTGGAGATGAATGAGAATGCCTCCAAATTGAAAAATTCAGGTGAAATTATTTATGCATTGGTGAAAGAAGATATGGAATCTCAAGCCTATGGAAACTGGGAAACGATGATTAATGAAAGCTTGGTAAGAGCTGCTGTCATTCAATATATGATGGATAATAAATATTCGCAAAAAGATATAGATGAAGAAATTTTAATACAAGAAAAAAGAAAATTTCTTTGGATGAAAGAATTGGTGGATTTGCTTGGAAAGTATAAAAATGACAGAAAAAAATATCCTTCATTAGAAAGTTTTTATCCCGAGATTATCTCTTTTTATAATCAATTATCTCCAAAAATGAGTACTCTTATTAGTGATTATGAAAAAAAACAACCTAAAGTAGTGTCAATTTCTCCCGATATCTGGAACAAAAATGATGTAGACCCTGCGATTAAAGAAATCACTATTAATTTTGATAGAGAAATGGCAGAATCATCTTCTATAAACATGGGAAGTACAGGAAAAGAACATTTTCCTCTGACAAAAAATGAAGGTTTTGTTAATAACCATAGGGGTATTAAACTCTTAACAGAAATGAAACCGAATACCGAATATGAATTTGTATTTACCGATAGTAGGTTTAAATCAAAAGAAGGCTATCCTTTAAAGGAAACCGTGATAAAATTTAAGACAAAATAA
- a CDS encoding ABC transporter permease, with protein MLQNWLKIAFINYKKNWLSTIINLFGLTIGLTGFMLILMHWNDEESYERWNPKKDDIYYFQTHYKKDNSYGGAISIPLAENALKRISEVQDYALMSGTDISYKMITKNKTAYQEGGSAVSENFFNLFPFKLVAGSYKDVLKNDNNIAISNVVAKNLFGKTHVAGETIKINTTDYIVTAVYELPKGNSQIKPDFIFKPVEQMKNDKESWGNFNYGCFFLLKKGADPRSFEKKFLDIIMMRAKISKDAGMTPQQFIDTYGPTDSLLTPLERIKLHSEMTWFGKPDFKSLMILFTLSVLIVILSAINFINLKTAQASQRAKEIGVRKAIGSTKSNLVLQFLLETFLICFVSYLLSLALTELLLPSLNKFYDKEIVMNDWHVYFYSFAMVALVTVVSGLIPALYLSNFKAIETLKGNFARSKNGVWLRNGILTLQLIISSFFIIGGLIVNQQVKHMMNKDLGFNGNQVFQINFNEDNNGKPWLKYERLRTEMAKIPGVESISFAEAPPGTNNQSSSNMDYLNTSIQARHGSMDYNYPQFMGVKLLKGRWLNPKLSSDTINNALVNEAFLRKFGWTDEQAMKREIRPGFDNKAYHIIGITKDFNIRNLKSEVEPMIFFHYRETSWKRYNVGNIQLKLKADDIEGTVKRIKTYWQNSVEQGYPFNSYFIDKQFAKTFETYQKQQTLFTILNAMVLMVALLGLFALSSLMIEQKLKDVAIKKTLGASDGVLVVGLTKQFLWITLIAVLISIPISYYLMNEWLKDFAYRIDMPVFPFILSMILLLTLTFAVVSIKAYQATKVNLVKYLKYE; from the coding sequence ATGTTACAAAACTGGCTCAAAATTGCCTTCATCAACTATAAAAAGAATTGGCTTTCCACGATTATCAATTTATTCGGATTGACCATCGGATTGACTGGATTTATGCTCATCCTGATGCATTGGAATGACGAAGAATCTTACGAAAGATGGAATCCTAAAAAAGATGATATTTATTATTTTCAGACGCATTACAAAAAAGATAATAGTTATGGCGGTGCTATTTCTATTCCTTTAGCTGAAAATGCATTGAAACGGATTTCTGAAGTTCAGGATTATGCTTTGATGAGTGGTACAGATATCTCCTACAAAATGATCACAAAAAATAAAACGGCTTATCAGGAAGGAGGAAGCGCTGTGTCTGAGAATTTTTTCAATTTATTTCCATTCAAGTTGGTAGCAGGAAGCTATAAAGATGTTCTTAAAAATGATAATAATATTGCTATTTCTAATGTTGTGGCAAAAAATCTTTTCGGGAAAACTCATGTTGCCGGCGAAACGATTAAAATTAATACTACAGATTACATTGTTACAGCGGTTTACGAATTACCAAAAGGAAACAGCCAGATAAAACCGGATTTCATTTTCAAACCTGTTGAACAAATGAAAAATGATAAAGAATCTTGGGGAAATTTCAATTATGGGTGTTTCTTTCTGTTGAAAAAAGGAGCAGACCCAAGAAGTTTTGAGAAAAAATTCCTCGATATTATTATGATGCGGGCAAAAATTTCTAAAGATGCAGGAATGACACCTCAACAGTTTATTGATACGTATGGACCAACTGATTCATTGCTTACGCCACTCGAGAGAATAAAATTGCATTCAGAAATGACTTGGTTCGGAAAACCCGATTTCAAATCACTAATGATTTTATTTACACTTTCTGTTCTGATTGTGATTTTATCAGCCATTAATTTTATCAATCTAAAAACCGCTCAGGCTTCTCAAAGAGCCAAGGAGATTGGGGTAAGAAAAGCAATAGGTAGTACGAAATCTAATCTTGTTCTTCAGTTTTTACTGGAAACTTTCTTAATCTGTTTTGTTTCATATCTTTTATCTCTGGCTTTAACAGAGCTTCTTTTACCAAGTCTCAACAAGTTTTATGACAAAGAAATTGTAATGAACGATTGGCACGTTTACTTCTATTCATTTGCAATGGTGGCTTTGGTTACGGTTGTTTCTGGGCTTATTCCTGCTTTATATTTATCCAATTTCAAAGCAATAGAAACCTTGAAAGGAAATTTTGCCAGAAGTAAAAACGGGGTTTGGCTAAGAAACGGAATTCTGACTTTACAGCTTATTATTTCGTCCTTTTTTATCATCGGTGGATTGATTGTTAATCAACAAGTAAAACATATGATGAATAAGGATTTGGGCTTCAATGGAAATCAGGTTTTTCAGATTAATTTTAATGAAGATAATAATGGAAAACCATGGTTGAAGTATGAGAGACTGAGAACGGAAATGGCAAAAATTCCAGGTGTGGAAAGTATTTCGTTTGCCGAGGCGCCTCCCGGAACTAATAATCAGAGTAGTTCAAATATGGATTATCTGAATACAAGTATTCAGGCTCGCCACGGCTCTATGGATTATAATTATCCCCAATTTATGGGCGTTAAATTACTTAAAGGACGTTGGTTAAATCCTAAATTATCTTCAGATACTATTAATAATGCTTTGGTAAACGAAGCTTTTCTTAGAAAATTTGGCTGGACAGATGAGCAGGCAATGAAAAGAGAAATAAGACCTGGGTTTGATAATAAAGCGTATCACATTATAGGAATTACAAAAGATTTCAATATCAGAAACTTGAAAAGCGAAGTGGAACCCATGATATTTTTCCATTACAGAGAAACTAGCTGGAAACGATATAACGTAGGTAATATTCAATTAAAATTAAAAGCAGATGATATTGAGGGAACGGTGAAAAGAATCAAAACCTATTGGCAAAATAGTGTAGAACAGGGCTACCCATTCAATTCTTATTTTATAGATAAGCAATTTGCAAAAACTTTTGAAACGTATCAAAAACAACAAACGCTTTTCACTATTCTCAATGCCATGGTGTTAATGGTTGCTTTATTAGGATTATTCGCTTTATCTTCATTAATGATTGAGCAAAAATTAAAAGATGTAGCCATTAAAAAGACTTTAGGCGCATCAGACGGAGTTTTAGTTGTTGGATTGACCAAACAATTCCTTTGGATTACCTTAATCGCTGTTTTAATAAGTATTCCAATCAGTTACTATCTGATGAATGAGTGGCTGAAAGATTTTGCCTACCGAATAGATATGCCTGTTTTTCCATTCATTCTGAGTATGATTTTACTATTGACTTTAACTTTCGCAGTGGTAAGCATTAAAGCGTATCAGGCTACAAAAGTAAATCTTGTAAAATATCTGAAATACGAATGA
- a CDS encoding efflux RND transporter periplasmic adaptor subunit, with translation MDTKIVKKKSKLKLILIILASVLGVFVFGWYFLNQKKSYNVKSEDITIDEVTNEKFEDMLMLTAQTQSLNSSLVNVLEGGAVKEIFAEDGQMLMKGQPIARVYNPNTEFNYLNQETGIMQQISQMRSSLLELKNQEFNQDKELLQSQNDYNTALQTYNLQKRLYEAEIGKKTDYDVALQNLNYQKQRKQIVEKGSSNEKASRNSQFAAINNSINQMEKSLNILKSNKNNFLIMSPASGRLSSFNISLGQNLTTGESIGKIDLMGGYKLIAKIDEYYINKLQVGIKGSLDNNGKEYEVIVAKILPEVKDGQFSAELNFVDVKPENLKIGMTFGVKLKLSADTQSMMIPKGNFYKDTNGKWIFVVKGNKAEKRNISLGRENPMYYEVVSGLKPGEKIITSDYSELKKYEILDIKK, from the coding sequence ATGGATACGAAAATAGTAAAAAAGAAATCTAAACTAAAATTAATATTAATTATCCTTGCTTCAGTTTTGGGAGTTTTTGTTTTTGGGTGGTATTTTCTCAATCAGAAAAAATCGTATAATGTAAAATCAGAAGATATTACAATAGATGAAGTAACGAATGAGAAATTTGAAGATATGTTGATGTTGACTGCACAAACACAGTCTCTCAACTCTTCTCTGGTAAATGTTTTGGAAGGTGGTGCAGTAAAAGAAATTTTTGCGGAAGATGGTCAGATGCTGATGAAAGGTCAACCAATTGCGCGAGTTTATAATCCGAATACAGAATTTAATTATCTGAATCAGGAAACCGGAATTATGCAACAGATAAGCCAAATGAGGAGTTCGCTTTTGGAACTGAAAAATCAAGAATTTAATCAGGATAAAGAATTATTGCAATCACAAAACGATTACAATACAGCTTTGCAGACTTATAATCTTCAGAAAAGATTGTATGAAGCAGAAATCGGAAAGAAAACTGATTATGATGTGGCTCTTCAAAATCTGAACTATCAGAAACAAAGAAAGCAAATCGTAGAAAAAGGAAGTTCAAATGAAAAGGCCTCGAGAAATTCCCAGTTTGCAGCTATTAATAATTCTATCAACCAAATGGAAAAAAGTCTGAATATTTTGAAGTCAAATAAAAATAATTTCCTGATTATGTCGCCGGCTTCAGGAAGATTATCGTCATTTAATATTTCTCTTGGGCAAAACTTAACAACTGGAGAAAGCATCGGAAAAATAGATTTGATGGGCGGATACAAACTGATTGCCAAAATTGATGAATATTATATCAATAAACTCCAGGTTGGTATTAAAGGAAGTTTGGATAACAACGGAAAAGAATACGAAGTGATTGTCGCTAAAATTTTACCGGAAGTAAAAGACGGACAGTTTTCTGCAGAGCTTAATTTTGTTGATGTAAAACCTGAAAACTTGAAAATAGGAATGACCTTCGGGGTGAAACTGAAATTGTCAGCCGATACACAAAGTATGATGATTCCGAAAGGGAATTTCTATAAAGACACCAACGGAAAATGGATTTTTGTAGTGAAAGGCAACAAGGCTGAAAAAAGAAACATCAGTTTGGGAAGAGAAAATCCGATGTATTATGAAGTGGTTTCAGGTTTGAAACCGGGCGAAAAGATTATTACTTCTGATTATTCTGAACTGAAAAAATATGAAATTCTTGATATTAAAAAATAA
- a CDS encoding GIN domain-containing protein produces MKTLAILFLTTFATQSFQVSGNLNFYIENQGIKSSQIETKTIALEHFDGIASDMVFDVEVVKSIEEKVVIKSNYLQFVEVNVKNSVLKIAYKSGQSLENVDTKIIVYAKDIKSVSAGIGSVVKIKDDFDIQKFSTVSGGKIYGDSNAKQVFITTESGSLVSGTINTENLVLHAKSASTIDIQGKISKARINSEQASKVIATEANITEALVDARSASSVSLSVSKELTASANSLAKIRYKTLSGVKFSASRDSGGTIDIL; encoded by the coding sequence ATGAAAACTTTAGCAATATTATTTCTTACCACTTTTGCAACACAGTCTTTTCAGGTTTCTGGAAACCTTAATTTTTATATAGAAAATCAAGGCATTAAATCTTCTCAAATCGAAACAAAAACCATCGCCTTAGAGCATTTTGATGGCATTGCTTCTGATATGGTTTTTGATGTTGAAGTGGTAAAATCTATCGAAGAAAAAGTTGTGATTAAAAGCAATTATCTTCAATTCGTAGAAGTAAATGTGAAAAACAGCGTATTGAAGATTGCCTACAAAAGTGGACAGTCGTTAGAAAATGTGGATACTAAAATTATTGTTTATGCAAAAGATATCAAATCTGTGAGTGCAGGAATTGGCTCTGTTGTAAAAATTAAGGATGATTTTGATATTCAAAAATTTTCTACAGTGAGTGGAGGGAAAATTTATGGTGATTCTAATGCAAAACAAGTGTTTATCACGACAGAATCCGGAAGCTTGGTTTCAGGAACCATCAATACAGAAAACCTTGTCTTGCATGCGAAATCGGCAAGCACAATAGATATTCAGGGGAAAATTTCAAAAGCGAGAATCAATTCAGAACAGGCTTCTAAAGTTATTGCCACTGAAGCTAATATTACCGAAGCATTGGTAGACGCAAGATCGGCTTCTTCGGTAAGTTTAAGTGTTTCTAAAGAATTGACAGCATCTGCAAATTCATTAGCAAAAATCAGATATAAAACCTTGTCAGGAGTCAAATTTTCTGCAAGCAGAGATTCTGGCGGAACAATCGATATTTTGTAA